The following proteins are encoded in a genomic region of Saccharopolyspora antimicrobica:
- a CDS encoding enoyl-CoA hydratase/isomerase family protein: protein MADLEYQVADGIGTILLNRPERKNAFTMEMIDQWAAAIRSARFDPEVRVLVLTGAGDAFCSGVDLDDFTAGEKSVLDHKTVLTERIHQVALALEDFDKPVIAAVNGVAVGAGMDMALMCDIRFVGESARLSEGYVRIGLVPGDGGCYFLPRLVGTAKALELLWTGDFVDAATAVELGIASRSYPDDELMEQTYAFARRLADGPPVAIRAIKRTVYQSARTDLRTSLDLISSHMAVVQSTEDSAEAMRAFKEKRSPKFHGR from the coding sequence ATGGCGGATCTCGAGTACCAGGTCGCGGACGGGATCGGGACGATCCTGCTCAACCGCCCGGAGCGCAAGAACGCGTTCACCATGGAGATGATCGACCAGTGGGCGGCGGCGATCCGGTCCGCCAGGTTCGATCCCGAGGTGCGGGTGCTGGTGCTAACCGGGGCCGGTGACGCGTTCTGCTCGGGCGTCGACCTCGACGACTTCACCGCGGGCGAGAAGTCCGTGCTGGACCACAAGACCGTGCTGACCGAGCGCATCCACCAGGTCGCGCTGGCGCTGGAGGACTTCGACAAGCCGGTCATCGCCGCGGTCAACGGCGTCGCGGTGGGCGCGGGCATGGACATGGCGCTGATGTGCGACATCCGGTTCGTCGGGGAGTCCGCGCGGTTGTCCGAGGGCTACGTCCGCATCGGCCTGGTGCCCGGCGACGGCGGTTGCTACTTCCTGCCGCGGCTCGTCGGCACCGCCAAGGCGCTGGAGCTGCTGTGGACCGGTGACTTCGTGGACGCCGCCACCGCCGTGGAGCTCGGCATCGCCAGCCGCAGCTACCCCGACGACGAGCTGATGGAGCAGACCTACGCCTTCGCGCGCCGCCTCGCCGACGGCCCACCGGTGGCCATCCGCGCGATCAAGCGGACCGTGTACCAGTCGGCGCGCACCGATCTGCGGACCTCGCTCGACCTGATCTCCTCGCACATGGCGGTCGTTCAGTCCACTGAGGACTCCGCGGAGGCGATGCGCGCGTTCAAGGAGAAGCGCAGCCCGAAGTTCCACGGCCGGTGA
- a CDS encoding WD40 repeat domain-containing protein yields the protein MATDLFGIRALDVDLDRCEVRLQVLTVHYDTESRAYLAPPERDPGFVLGLLWESGRWGHPIGAAIEVERILDRAWLVEHARWFVEHVERIAADNDPPSESVWDLLQDFHYERAHGWPDEDALVQAEFSVRVADRSWIEHLKPGDTWSSAMYPVHADSPAPEELPHLPNVHDPIVRWPFSGDSATAMAFSDDSRFLAVARSGAELVVYDCVDWTEHFRVAFESGFSWRMSWVPGRHVVAFTSLRHGSEQVAYDIDAGERIDVALEPGRVRSRTGRYRADFESRSPRRVFLIEGDGREQVTGADGLVVESLAFAADESRLYLGEKGPNVHVIDVASRAVVDTAADGLREVRVVAPSPDGAYLASAGFARSDPWEVGGGELCIRRLADGAVVIRHRPGAHFRDMAWSPDGRWLALGLSRGVNSRGDVQVMPVGMPAEAPDSLRTRGS from the coding sequence ATGGCCACTGATCTGTTCGGCATCCGAGCCCTCGACGTCGACCTCGACCGCTGCGAAGTCCGGTTGCAGGTCCTGACGGTCCACTACGACACGGAATCCCGGGCCTACCTGGCGCCGCCGGAGCGGGATCCGGGGTTCGTGCTGGGACTCCTGTGGGAGTCCGGACGTTGGGGGCATCCGATCGGTGCGGCCATCGAGGTCGAGCGGATCCTCGACCGGGCCTGGCTCGTCGAGCACGCGCGCTGGTTCGTCGAGCACGTCGAACGCATCGCCGCGGACAACGATCCGCCGTCGGAATCGGTGTGGGACCTGCTCCAGGACTTCCACTACGAGCGCGCGCACGGCTGGCCGGACGAAGACGCTCTGGTGCAGGCGGAGTTCTCGGTCCGGGTCGCGGACCGGTCCTGGATCGAACACCTGAAACCGGGCGATACCTGGAGTTCGGCGATGTACCCGGTGCACGCGGACAGTCCGGCTCCGGAGGAGCTGCCGCACCTGCCGAACGTGCACGACCCGATCGTGCGCTGGCCCTTCTCCGGCGACAGCGCGACCGCGATGGCCTTCTCCGACGACAGCCGCTTCCTGGCCGTGGCCCGCTCCGGTGCCGAACTCGTGGTGTACGACTGCGTCGATTGGACCGAGCACTTCCGCGTGGCGTTCGAGAGCGGCTTCAGCTGGCGCATGTCGTGGGTGCCGGGGCGGCACGTGGTGGCGTTCACCTCCCTGCGCCACGGCTCTGAGCAGGTCGCGTACGACATCGACGCCGGGGAGCGGATCGATGTCGCCCTGGAACCGGGAAGGGTGCGTTCGCGCACTGGTCGCTACCGGGCGGACTTCGAGAGCAGGTCGCCCCGCCGTGTCTTCTTGATCGAGGGCGACGGGCGCGAACAGGTGACCGGCGCGGACGGCCTGGTGGTCGAGAGCCTGGCCTTCGCTGCGGACGAATCCCGGCTCTACCTCGGTGAGAAGGGGCCGAACGTGCACGTGATCGACGTGGCGTCCCGCGCGGTCGTCGACACCGCTGCTGACGGCCTGAGGGAAGTGCGGGTGGTGGCGCCGAGCCCGGACGGGGCCTACCTGGCCTCCGCGGGTTTCGCGCGAAGCGATCCGTGGGAGGTCGGCGGTGGCGAGTTGTGCATCCGCCGGCTCGCGGACGGCGCGGTGGTGATCCGGCACCGCCCAGGCGCTCACTTCCGGGACATGGCGTGGTCGCCGGACGGCCGTTGGCTCGCCCTCGGCCTCTCGCGCGGGGTGAACAGCAGAGGTGATGTCCAGGTGATGCCCGTCGGGATGCCCGCGGAAGCGCCGGATTCCCTGAGAACGCGCGGTAGCTGA
- a CDS encoding GntR family transcriptional regulator produces MAGTSVGRAVEQIRQMMRSQELLPGQPLRQEALAERLGVSRVPVREALKALEAEGVVRHQPNVGYTVARLSAEELRQAYLMRGALEAIVLRELPRLSTAQIIELSELNEQIAQAADEVDVLRIIELNHDFHFVIFRASGLRLIVDEIERIWKITEAYRTVYLYDESARRRIVREHRQLINALRRGQTERAVCIMDSHRDATPAHLAPTLAATLPLPG; encoded by the coding sequence ATGGCGGGGACTTCGGTGGGTCGCGCCGTCGAGCAGATCCGGCAGATGATGCGCAGCCAGGAACTGCTGCCCGGACAACCACTCCGGCAGGAAGCGCTCGCCGAACGCCTGGGCGTCAGCCGAGTCCCGGTCCGGGAGGCGCTAAAGGCGCTCGAAGCCGAGGGCGTGGTCCGCCACCAGCCGAACGTGGGCTACACCGTGGCCAGGCTTTCAGCGGAGGAACTGCGGCAGGCGTACCTGATGCGCGGCGCGCTGGAGGCGATCGTGCTCCGCGAGCTGCCGCGGCTGAGCACCGCGCAGATCATCGAGCTCAGCGAGCTCAACGAGCAGATCGCGCAGGCCGCCGACGAGGTCGACGTCCTGCGGATCATCGAGCTCAACCACGACTTCCACTTCGTCATCTTCCGCGCCTCGGGCCTGCGGCTGATCGTCGACGAGATCGAGCGGATCTGGAAGATCACCGAGGCCTACCGCACGGTCTACCTCTACGACGAGTCGGCGCGCCGCCGGATCGTCCGCGAGCACCGGCAGCTGATCAACGCCCTGCGCCGCGGCCAGACCGAAAGAGCCGTCTGCATCATGGATTCGCACCGCGACGCCACCCCGGCGCACCTGGCCCCCACCCTCGCCGCCACGCTCCCCCTGCCGGGCTGA
- a CDS encoding IclR family transcriptional regulator, whose amino-acid sequence MAGSGFLQTADRALQVLLAFTDDRPEWGVTELGRELGLDKSVVQRLLATLANRGFVLADPESRRYRLGPAVSQLARVAERSGALSLIARPVLAMLARETGESAVLNVAHGGSYRTVAAVDGRGPISYTAVVGHVMPGHAGSSGHALFAGLPAEEVRELFGPEPLARCTPGTPTTYAELAQRWQQVRDTGVSISAGEFDANVGAVAVPVQLSGATVASMTLIGPAERVTGRTDDLTAALRGAATDLSRRLAPGAGPQGG is encoded by the coding sequence GTGGCGGGTTCCGGTTTTCTGCAGACCGCGGATCGCGCGCTGCAGGTCCTGCTCGCGTTCACCGACGACCGGCCGGAGTGGGGCGTCACCGAGCTCGGGCGCGAACTCGGGCTGGACAAGTCCGTCGTCCAGCGGCTGCTGGCGACCCTGGCCAACCGCGGTTTCGTGCTGGCGGACCCGGAATCCCGCCGCTACCGGCTCGGCCCGGCGGTCTCCCAGCTCGCCAGGGTCGCCGAGCGCAGCGGTGCGCTGAGCCTGATCGCCCGCCCGGTGCTGGCGATGCTGGCGCGGGAGACGGGGGAGAGCGCCGTGCTCAACGTCGCGCACGGCGGCTCCTACCGGACCGTCGCGGCGGTGGACGGCCGCGGGCCGATCAGCTACACCGCGGTGGTCGGGCACGTGATGCCCGGTCACGCCGGGTCCTCCGGGCACGCGCTGTTCGCCGGGCTGCCCGCGGAGGAGGTCCGCGAGCTGTTCGGCCCCGAGCCGCTCGCGCGCTGCACTCCGGGCACTCCCACCACCTACGCCGAGCTGGCGCAGCGGTGGCAGCAGGTCCGGGACACCGGGGTGTCGATATCGGCCGGCGAGTTCGACGCGAACGTCGGCGCCGTCGCGGTGCCGGTGCAGCTCTCCGGTGCGACAGTGGCGTCGATGACGCTGATCGGCCCGGCCGAGCGCGTCACCGGCCGGACCGACGACCTGACCGCTGCGCTGCGCGGCGCGGCCACCGACCTGTCCCGCCGATTGGCGCCCGGCGCCGGGCCGCAAGGCGGCTGA
- a CDS encoding OPT/YSL family transporter: MTVSESRTGAERAHPRAFEPTVLVITVVLSVVGAIIGLHLITTLGISANTSVIGALIAMIIGRINVAALRKMRSVHRQNLVQSAVSGSTFAAANSLLAPIAVPFAFGRPDLVWPVFAGVAIGLFADSFVLYRLFNSRLLPAQAAWPPGVAAADTIIAGDKGGRRAIVLAGGAVIGFIGSLFKLPVSAAGVAFIGNIWALAMFGVGLMVSQYSPAWFSIDIGDLYIPHGVMIGAGLVALGQAAYLMFRKDKKKTSAPAQSVDPSQLPQVDERALRRGVLEGYVLFVLGAVVVALAGGLMSELSVPGLIMWVLAAALAAITHEIIVGLAAMHSGWFPAFAVTLIFLVLGLILGVPPVALALFVGYTSATGPAFADMGYDFKAGWLLRKEHRPYDAYERSGRFQQYLASLVGFAVATVAVAVSWQSFFGDGLIPPVAEVYAATIKAGLTDPDILMTLLLWAIPGALIQLLGGSSRQMGVLLATGLLVGTPQACWLVFGALLVRIAYRWWRGERADEDLNLVGAGLIAGDALYSTSRIFESK, translated from the coding sequence ATGACAGTCAGCGAATCCCGGACGGGCGCCGAGCGCGCGCACCCGCGGGCTTTCGAGCCGACCGTTCTGGTGATCACGGTCGTGCTCTCCGTGGTCGGCGCGATCATCGGTCTGCACCTGATCACCACGCTGGGCATCTCGGCCAACACCTCGGTGATCGGCGCGCTGATCGCGATGATCATCGGCCGGATCAACGTGGCCGCACTGCGCAAGATGCGGTCGGTGCACCGGCAGAACCTCGTGCAGAGCGCGGTGTCCGGCTCGACCTTCGCCGCCGCCAACTCGCTGCTGGCACCGATCGCGGTGCCCTTCGCCTTCGGCAGGCCCGATCTGGTGTGGCCGGTCTTCGCCGGCGTCGCGATCGGCCTGTTCGCCGATTCCTTCGTGCTGTACCGGCTGTTCAACTCGCGGCTGCTGCCCGCGCAGGCCGCGTGGCCGCCCGGCGTCGCCGCGGCGGACACCATCATCGCCGGCGACAAGGGCGGCAGGCGGGCCATCGTGCTGGCGGGTGGCGCGGTCATCGGGTTCATCGGCTCGCTGTTCAAGCTGCCGGTCTCGGCGGCAGGTGTGGCCTTCATCGGCAACATCTGGGCGCTGGCCATGTTCGGCGTCGGGCTGATGGTCAGCCAGTACAGCCCGGCCTGGTTCAGCATCGACATCGGCGACCTCTACATCCCGCACGGCGTGATGATCGGCGCCGGGCTGGTGGCGCTCGGGCAGGCCGCCTACCTGATGTTCCGCAAGGACAAGAAGAAGACCTCGGCCCCGGCGCAGTCGGTCGATCCAAGCCAGCTGCCGCAGGTCGACGAGCGCGCACTGCGCCGCGGCGTGCTGGAGGGCTACGTGCTCTTCGTGCTCGGCGCCGTCGTGGTCGCGCTGGCCGGCGGGCTGATGTCCGAGCTGTCGGTGCCCGGGCTGATCATGTGGGTGCTGGCCGCCGCGCTGGCCGCGATCACCCACGAGATCATCGTGGGCCTGGCCGCGATGCACTCCGGCTGGTTCCCGGCCTTCGCCGTGACGCTGATCTTCCTGGTGCTGGGCCTGATCCTCGGCGTGCCGCCGGTGGCGCTGGCGCTGTTCGTCGGCTACACCTCGGCCACCGGCCCGGCGTTCGCCGACATGGGATACGACTTCAAGGCGGGCTGGCTGCTGCGCAAGGAGCACCGCCCCTACGACGCCTACGAGCGCTCCGGCCGGTTCCAGCAGTACCTCGCCTCGCTGGTCGGTTTCGCGGTGGCGACGGTGGCGGTCGCGGTGTCCTGGCAGTCGTTCTTCGGCGACGGCCTGATCCCGCCGGTGGCCGAGGTGTACGCGGCCACCATCAAGGCCGGGCTGACCGACCCGGACATCCTGATGACGCTGCTGCTGTGGGCGATCCCCGGTGCGCTGATCCAGCTGCTCGGCGGCTCCAGCAGGCAGATGGGCGTGCTGCTGGCCACCGGCCTGCTGGTGGGCACCCCGCAAGCGTGCTGGCTGGTCTTCGGCGCGCTGCTGGTCCGCATCGCCTACCGCTGGTGGCGCGGCGAACGAGCGGACGAGGACCTCAACCTCGTCGGCGCGGGCCTCATCGCGGGCGACGCCCTCTACTCGACCAGCCGCATCTTCGAGTCCAAGTGA
- a CDS encoding alpha/beta fold hydrolase — MPSVTYRRPGLVARDHVFRVPLRHDDPGSGEIEVFGREVVAPSKQDQQLPWLVYLQGGPGGKAERPLSTSAWLGRALQDYRVLLLDQRGTGRSTPANRQSLAGLTPAQQAEHLSLLRADSIVRDAEAVRAQLIGDEPWSVLGQSFGGFCALTYLSLAPQGLRQVLITGGIPTLTGHADDVYRAAYARTLRKNDAYFARYPEDAGIVRRVVEHLAEHEVIMPAGERLTPERFQTLGIQFGQGSQFDALHYLLEEAFIGDTLSDTFRRGVDAVVSFATRPLYAVLHEAIYCQGAASEWSAHRVRAEFPEFDPATAGRINLTGEMIYPWMFEQDPSLVPLREAADLLAAKSDWPVLYDLDQLARNEVPVAAAVYHDDMFVDRDHSLESARQVRGARVWVTNEYEHDGVKASPAVLDRLLAMNRGDA; from the coding sequence ATGCCGTCCGTCACCTACCGCCGTCCGGGTCTGGTGGCCCGGGACCACGTGTTCCGGGTTCCGCTGCGCCACGACGACCCGGGTTCCGGGGAGATCGAGGTCTTCGGTCGGGAGGTGGTCGCGCCGTCCAAGCAGGACCAGCAGCTGCCGTGGCTGGTCTACCTCCAGGGCGGCCCGGGCGGCAAGGCGGAACGGCCGCTGAGCACCAGCGCGTGGCTGGGCCGCGCGCTGCAGGACTACCGGGTGCTGCTGCTCGACCAGCGCGGGACCGGGCGCAGCACGCCCGCGAACCGCCAGAGCCTCGCCGGGTTGACCCCCGCGCAGCAGGCCGAGCACCTCAGCCTGCTGCGCGCCGACTCGATCGTGCGCGACGCCGAAGCCGTCCGGGCTCAGCTGATCGGTGACGAGCCGTGGTCGGTGCTGGGGCAGAGCTTCGGCGGGTTCTGCGCGCTGACCTACCTCTCGCTGGCCCCGCAGGGGCTGCGGCAGGTGCTGATCACCGGCGGCATCCCAACCCTGACCGGCCACGCCGACGACGTCTACCGCGCCGCCTACGCGCGCACGCTGCGCAAGAACGACGCCTACTTCGCGCGCTACCCGGAGGACGCCGGGATCGTGCGGCGGGTCGTCGAGCACCTCGCCGAGCACGAGGTGATCATGCCTGCGGGGGAGCGGCTGACCCCGGAGCGGTTCCAGACGCTCGGCATCCAGTTCGGCCAGGGCTCGCAGTTCGACGCTCTGCACTACCTGCTGGAGGAGGCGTTCATCGGCGACACCCTCTCCGACACCTTCCGGCGCGGCGTGGACGCGGTGGTCTCCTTCGCCACGCGGCCGCTCTACGCGGTGCTGCACGAGGCCATCTACTGCCAGGGCGCCGCGTCGGAGTGGTCGGCGCACCGGGTGCGCGCGGAGTTCCCGGAGTTCGACCCGGCCACCGCCGGCCGCATCAACCTGACCGGCGAGATGATCTACCCCTGGATGTTCGAGCAGGACCCGTCGCTGGTCCCGCTGCGCGAGGCGGCCGACCTGCTCGCCGCCAAGAGCGACTGGCCGGTGCTCTACGACCTCGACCAGCTGGCCCGCAACGAGGTCCCGGTGGCCGCGGCGGTCTACCACGACGACATGTTCGTCGACCGGGACCACTCGCTGGAATCGGCCCGCCAGGTGCGCGGCGCCCGGGTGTGGGTGACCAACGAGTACGAGCACGACGGCGTCAAGGCCTCACCCGCGGTGCTGGACCGCCTGCTGGCCATGAACCGGGGCGACGCCTGA
- a CDS encoding sensor domain-containing diguanylate cyclase: protein MSASEPNSAGGVPWQRVFDQAAAAMAILDLQGRYLHVNGALCRLLGYRSEELVGRDYRDFTHPDDIDDEGPVESEKTLEKRYIRADGSLIWALVARTFIRDSRGRPICFLSQIQDITQRREAELLWQRSFANAPIGMALLDLKGSWTAVNDTLCAMLGYSRAEMLSMSFADVTYGEDEASGTAALEDMAAGLVDSVNLEKRYRHKDGRPIWMLIRATTVPGADGTPAYVVSQYEDIGEQRMVDAHLAHLALHDPLTGLANRALLADRLDHGLQQLARGNGVLVVVLADLDQLKPTNDRYGHAVGDQLLIAAAREIQLAVRAGDTVARLGGDEFVVVSLLPDEDAAAALRDRVEAHLNTEIVVHEVTVSLQASVGYVVTSDPSITADRLLHLADRDMYASKRRRREANGGR from the coding sequence ATGTCCGCATCCGAGCCGAACAGCGCTGGCGGTGTGCCCTGGCAGCGCGTCTTCGACCAGGCGGCCGCCGCGATGGCCATCCTCGACTTGCAGGGCCGCTACCTGCACGTCAACGGGGCGCTGTGCCGGTTGCTCGGGTACCGGAGCGAGGAGCTGGTGGGGCGGGATTACCGCGATTTCACCCACCCGGACGACATCGACGACGAGGGTCCGGTCGAGTCGGAGAAGACCCTGGAGAAGCGCTACATCCGCGCCGACGGGAGCCTGATCTGGGCACTGGTGGCGCGCACCTTCATCCGGGACTCCCGCGGACGCCCGATCTGCTTCCTGTCCCAGATCCAGGACATCACCCAGCGCCGGGAGGCCGAGCTGCTGTGGCAGCGCAGCTTCGCCAACGCGCCGATCGGGATGGCGCTGCTGGACCTGAAGGGCTCCTGGACGGCGGTCAACGACACGCTCTGCGCGATGCTCGGCTACTCGCGCGCGGAGATGCTGTCGATGTCCTTCGCCGACGTCACCTACGGGGAGGACGAGGCATCGGGCACCGCCGCGCTGGAGGACATGGCCGCCGGTCTGGTCGACTCGGTGAACCTGGAGAAGCGCTACCGGCACAAGGACGGCCGCCCGATCTGGATGCTGATCCGGGCGACCACGGTGCCCGGGGCCGACGGGACGCCCGCCTACGTGGTCAGCCAGTACGAGGACATCGGTGAGCAGCGCATGGTGGACGCCCACCTGGCGCACCTCGCGCTGCACGACCCGCTGACCGGGCTGGCCAACCGCGCCCTGCTCGCCGACCGCCTGGACCACGGGCTCCAGCAGCTCGCGCGCGGGAACGGGGTGCTGGTGGTGGTGCTGGCCGACCTCGACCAGCTCAAGCCGACCAACGACCGCTACGGCCACGCGGTCGGCGACCAGCTGCTGATCGCCGCCGCGCGCGAGATCCAGCTGGCGGTGCGAGCCGGGGACACCGTCGCGCGCCTCGGCGGTGACGAGTTCGTGGTGGTCAGCCTGCTGCCGGACGAGGACGCCGCGGCGGCGCTCCGGGACCGGGTGGAGGCGCACCTGAACACCGAGATCGTGGTGCACGAGGTGACGGTGAGCTTGCAGGCCAGCGTGGGCTACGTGGTCACCTCGGACCCGTCGATCACTGCGGACAGGCTGCTGCACCTGGCCGACCGCGACATGTACGCCAGCAAGCGCCGCCGCCGGGAGGCCAACGGGGGGCGCTGA
- a CDS encoding dihydrolipoyl dehydrogenase family protein, with product MVDEVDVVVIGMGPGGEDVAARLASAGLSVVAVESRLVGGECPYFACVPTKMMVRATDALGEARRVPELAGRAEVRPDWTPVADRIRDEATTDWDDEIAARRFERTGGRLVRGVGRISAPGEVTVGDQVFRARRGIVLNPGTEPAVPPVDGLAGSPFWTNREAVPSREVPESLLVLGGGPVGLEFAQVFARFGSSVAVLEAQSRLLPGSEPEASEVITEALLAEGIQVRTGNGVEHVKHDGQFEVQLSSGDRLTADRLLVATGRRTDLRALGIGAVGLDEQARTIPVDERMRAADGVWAIGDVTGRGAFTHASVYQARIAAADILGQDGETADYRAMPAVTFTDPEVAAVGLTEAQAREAGIAVRTGSTRIQDSTRGWIHKVGNAGIIKLVADSERDVLVGATVVAPAGGEIIGALAVAVHAEVPVSRLRRMIFAYPTFHRAIESALADLGA from the coding sequence GTGGTCGACGAGGTCGACGTCGTGGTCATCGGGATGGGGCCGGGCGGTGAGGACGTCGCCGCCCGGCTGGCGAGTGCCGGTCTGTCCGTGGTCGCGGTGGAATCCAGGCTGGTCGGCGGCGAGTGCCCGTACTTCGCCTGCGTGCCGACCAAGATGATGGTGCGGGCCACCGACGCGCTGGGCGAAGCGCGCCGGGTGCCCGAGCTGGCCGGGCGGGCCGAGGTGCGCCCGGACTGGACGCCGGTCGCCGACCGCATCCGCGACGAGGCGACCACCGACTGGGACGACGAGATCGCCGCGCGGCGCTTCGAGCGCACCGGTGGCCGGCTGGTGCGCGGCGTCGGACGGATCAGCGCGCCGGGCGAGGTGACCGTCGGCGATCAGGTGTTCCGCGCGCGGCGCGGTATCGTGCTCAACCCCGGCACCGAACCGGCGGTGCCGCCGGTCGACGGCCTCGCCGGCAGTCCGTTCTGGACGAACCGGGAGGCGGTGCCGTCCCGCGAGGTGCCGGAGTCGCTGCTGGTGCTCGGCGGCGGGCCGGTCGGTCTGGAGTTCGCACAGGTCTTCGCCCGGTTCGGCAGCTCGGTCGCGGTGCTGGAGGCGCAGTCCCGGCTGCTGCCGGGATCCGAGCCGGAAGCCTCCGAGGTGATCACCGAGGCGCTGCTCGCCGAGGGTATCCAGGTGCGCACCGGCAACGGCGTCGAGCACGTCAAGCACGACGGGCAGTTCGAGGTGCAGCTCTCCAGCGGCGACCGGCTCACCGCGGACCGGCTGCTGGTGGCCACCGGCCGCCGCACCGACCTGCGCGCGCTCGGGATCGGCGCGGTCGGGCTGGACGAGCAGGCGCGCACCATCCCCGTGGACGAGCGGATGCGCGCCGCCGACGGGGTCTGGGCGATCGGTGACGTCACCGGTCGCGGCGCGTTCACGCACGCCTCGGTGTACCAGGCGCGCATCGCCGCGGCCGACATCCTCGGCCAGGACGGCGAAACCGCCGACTACCGGGCGATGCCCGCGGTGACCTTCACCGATCCGGAGGTCGCCGCCGTCGGGCTGACCGAGGCCCAAGCCCGGGAGGCGGGCATCGCGGTGCGCACCGGGAGCACGCGCATCCAGGACTCCACGCGCGGCTGGATCCACAAGGTGGGCAACGCCGGGATCATCAAACTCGTCGCCGACTCCGAGCGCGACGTGCTGGTCGGTGCCACGGTCGTCGCACCGGCGGGTGGCGAGATCATCGGCGCGCTCGCGGTCGCCGTGCACGCCGAGGTCCCGGTCTCCCGCCTCCGCCGGATGATCTTCGCCTACCCGACCTTCCACCGGGCGATCGAATCCGCCCTCGCCGATCTCGGCGCTTGA
- a CDS encoding nitroreductase family protein, with protein sequence MTAPAPRPHAHPFVPYTPPRLPPAEGLRRGQELFEHLDGRRSVRFFSSDPVPREAIELAVRTANTAPSGAHQQPWTFVAVADPDLKHRIRLAAEAEERAFYGREDIPQWHGALSRLETDANKEFLDVVPWIVVAFAQKYRVTDTGKQKHYYVNESVGIACGMFITALHTMGLATLTHTPNPMGFLTKLLERPSSERPYILFPVGYPADDCEVPELTRKPLEEALLWR encoded by the coding sequence GTGACCGCACCAGCACCCCGCCCGCACGCCCATCCGTTCGTGCCCTACACGCCGCCGCGACTGCCGCCCGCCGAGGGATTGCGGCGCGGGCAGGAGCTTTTCGAGCACCTGGACGGTCGCCGCAGCGTCCGGTTCTTCAGCTCCGACCCGGTGCCCCGCGAGGCGATCGAACTGGCCGTGCGGACCGCGAACACCGCGCCCAGCGGCGCGCACCAGCAGCCGTGGACCTTCGTCGCGGTGGCCGATCCCGACCTCAAGCACCGCATCCGGCTGGCCGCCGAGGCCGAGGAACGCGCGTTCTACGGGCGCGAGGACATCCCGCAGTGGCACGGGGCGCTGTCGCGGCTGGAGACCGACGCGAACAAGGAGTTCCTCGACGTAGTGCCGTGGATCGTGGTCGCGTTCGCGCAGAAGTACCGGGTGACTGACACCGGCAAGCAGAAGCACTACTACGTCAACGAGAGCGTCGGCATCGCCTGCGGCATGTTCATCACCGCGCTGCACACGATGGGTCTGGCGACCCTGACCCACACGCCGAACCCGATGGGCTTCCTGACCAAGCTCCTGGAGCGCCCGTCCAGCGAGCGGCCCTACATCCTGTTCCCGGTCGGCTATCCGGCCGACGACTGCGAGGTCCCCGAACTGACCCGCAAGCCCCTGGAGGAAGCGCTCCTCTGGCGCTAG